The Mesorhizobium sp. M1D.F.Ca.ET.043.01.1.1 genome contains a region encoding:
- a CDS encoding LptA/OstA family protein produces MRRSSSARLAAAASLFMLAAPALAQTGGTSQMSGLKLSGDQPIQIESDKLEVRQADSAAIFSGNVTVNQGPTLLKAGKMTVYYVKDANAPKGAAAGASAMTGAANIDHLVVENKVYIKSNDQIATGDKGTFDMKTQVLVLSGSEVVLSQGDNVLKGCKLTVQMKSGLANVDGCGTGGRVIMSITPQKQGAQQQGAQQQ; encoded by the coding sequence ATGCGTCGCAGTAGTTCGGCAAGGCTTGCAGCGGCGGCCTCTCTCTTCATGCTGGCGGCGCCCGCGCTTGCCCAGACCGGCGGCACCAGCCAGATGTCCGGCCTGAAACTGTCGGGCGACCAGCCGATCCAGATCGAAAGCGACAAGCTCGAGGTCCGTCAGGCCGACAGCGCGGCGATCTTCAGCGGCAACGTCACCGTCAATCAGGGGCCGACGCTGCTCAAGGCCGGCAAGATGACGGTTTACTACGTCAAGGATGCCAACGCCCCCAAGGGTGCGGCTGCCGGCGCGTCGGCGATGACCGGTGCAGCCAACATTGACCACCTGGTGGTCGAGAACAAGGTCTACATCAAATCGAACGACCAGATCGCCACCGGCGACAAGGGCACGTTCGACATGAAGACCCAGGTGCTTGTCCTTTCCGGCAGCGAAGTGGTGCTCTCGCAGGGCGACAATGTGCTCAAGGGCTGCAAGCTCACTGTGCAAATGAAAAGCGGTCTTGCCAATGTCGACGGTTGCGGCACTGGCGGCCGAGTCATCATGTCGATCACGCCGCAGAAGCAGGGCGCGCAGCAGCAGGGAGCGCAGCAGCAGTAA
- the lptB gene encoding LPS export ABC transporter ATP-binding protein: MAGVSSLLARLPGRAAAKPAAPATVSVDKAKFKGTLIAKGLTKSYKGRKVVSGVTLGVRAGEAVGLLGPNGAGKTTCFYMVTGLVPVDEGTIEIDGFDVTSMPMYRRARLGIGYLPQEASIFRGLNVEQNIRAVLEVVEKSRKERERTLDELLEEFHISHLRKAPSMSLSGGERRRLEIARALATRPAYMLLDEPFAGIDPIAVADIQQLVRHLTARGIGVLITDHNVRETLGLIDRAYIIHAGQVLTHGRADEIVANADVRRLYLGEGFTL, encoded by the coding sequence ATGGCTGGCGTATCGTCGCTGCTGGCCCGCCTCCCAGGGCGGGCGGCCGCAAAACCGGCTGCCCCGGCAACGGTCAGTGTCGACAAGGCGAAGTTCAAGGGCACCCTGATCGCCAAGGGCCTGACCAAGAGCTACAAGGGCCGCAAGGTCGTCAGCGGGGTGACGCTCGGCGTGCGCGCCGGCGAGGCCGTCGGGCTGCTCGGCCCCAACGGCGCCGGCAAGACCACCTGTTTCTACATGGTCACCGGTCTCGTGCCGGTGGACGAAGGCACGATCGAGATCGACGGCTTCGACGTCACCTCGATGCCGATGTACCGCCGAGCCCGTCTCGGCATCGGCTATCTGCCGCAGGAGGCCTCGATCTTTCGCGGGCTTAACGTCGAGCAGAACATCCGCGCCGTTCTGGAGGTGGTGGAAAAGAGCCGCAAGGAGCGCGAGCGCACGCTCGACGAGCTGCTCGAGGAATTCCACATCAGCCATCTTCGCAAGGCGCCGTCGATGTCGCTGTCGGGCGGTGAAAGACGCCGTCTCGAGATCGCGCGGGCGCTGGCGACGCGGCCGGCCTACATGCTGCTGGACGAGCCCTTCGCCGGCATCGATCCGATCGCGGTCGCCGACATCCAGCAGCTCGTTCGGCATCTGACCGCGCGCGGCATCGGCGTGCTGATCACCGACCACAATGTGCGCGAGACGCTCGGCCTGATAGACCGCGCCTATATCATCCATGCCGGCCAGGTGCTGACGCATGGCCGGGCCGACGAGATCGTCGCCAACGCCGATGTGCGGCGGCTCTATCTCGGCGAGGGTTTTACCCTCTAA
- the rpoN gene encoding RNA polymerase factor sigma-54 — translation MALAAKLQLRQSQSLVMTPQLMQSIRLLQLTHVELERFIDEEIERNPLLERAEPQDDASGDQPQKNEAAPEPASGDDWFEAETEWSAEAISDKLDSSLENLFPDDPGTSERLGPDLTAQWKSASGSSAGGASSEGFDVGEMAATVVTLREHVGEQIALAFPAPAERLIAGELADSLDEAGYLRADLEEIAARLGADDGAVARVLSVCQTFEPAGLFARDLAECLSLQLAVRDRLDPAMKALLANLELLARRDFHALKRICGVDEEDLLDMLAEIRALDPRPGTAFSGGASDAIVADVEVRAAADGSWAVELNADTLPRVLVDNVYFARVSCHARDQAEKEFLAECLQNANWLTRSLDQRAKTILKVASEIVRQQDAFLVHGVRHLKPLNLRTVADAIGMHESTVSRVTANKYMLTPRGVFELRYFFTASIASAEGGEAHSSEAVRDRIKQLIDEEKPADVLSDDAIVDMLRESGVDIARRTVAKYREGMNIPSSVQRRREKRALANAGR, via the coding sequence ATGGCGCTGGCAGCCAAACTGCAGCTCAGACAGTCCCAGTCGCTGGTGATGACGCCCCAGCTGATGCAGTCGATCCGGCTGCTGCAGCTCACCCATGTCGAGCTCGAGCGCTTCATCGACGAGGAGATCGAGCGCAACCCGCTGCTGGAGCGGGCGGAGCCGCAGGACGATGCAAGCGGCGACCAGCCGCAGAAGAACGAGGCCGCGCCGGAACCGGCCAGCGGGGATGACTGGTTCGAGGCCGAGACGGAATGGAGCGCCGAGGCGATCTCGGACAAGCTCGACTCTTCGCTGGAGAACCTTTTCCCCGACGATCCCGGAACGAGCGAGAGGCTGGGACCGGATCTTACGGCGCAATGGAAGTCGGCGTCCGGGAGCAGCGCCGGCGGCGCGTCGTCGGAGGGCTTCGATGTCGGGGAGATGGCCGCGACCGTCGTGACGCTACGCGAGCATGTCGGCGAGCAGATCGCGCTTGCTTTCCCTGCTCCTGCTGAACGCCTGATCGCCGGCGAGCTTGCCGACAGCCTCGACGAGGCGGGCTATCTGCGTGCCGACCTGGAAGAAATCGCCGCGCGGCTGGGCGCGGACGACGGAGCGGTGGCGCGCGTTCTCAGCGTCTGCCAGACCTTCGAGCCGGCCGGCCTGTTTGCCCGCGATCTCGCCGAATGCCTGTCGCTGCAGCTTGCCGTCCGCGACCGGCTCGATCCGGCGATGAAGGCCCTGCTCGCCAATCTCGAACTTCTGGCGCGGCGGGATTTCCATGCGCTGAAACGCATCTGCGGCGTCGACGAGGAGGATCTTCTCGACATGCTGGCCGAGATCCGGGCGCTCGATCCGCGGCCCGGCACTGCGTTTTCGGGCGGCGCCAGCGACGCGATCGTCGCCGATGTCGAGGTGCGGGCGGCCGCCGACGGCAGCTGGGCGGTGGAGCTCAACGCCGACACGCTGCCGCGCGTTCTGGTCGACAATGTCTATTTTGCCCGCGTCTCATGCCATGCCAGGGACCAGGCGGAAAAGGAGTTTCTCGCCGAGTGCCTGCAGAATGCCAACTGGCTGACGCGCAGCCTCGACCAGCGGGCGAAGACGATCCTGAAGGTGGCCTCGGAAATCGTGCGCCAGCAGGATGCGTTCCTCGTCCATGGCGTGCGGCATCTCAAACCACTCAACCTGCGCACGGTGGCCGACGCGATCGGGATGCATGAATCGACGGTCAGCCGCGTCACCGCCAACAAATACATGCTGACGCCGCGTGGCGTCTTCGAGTTGCGCTATTTCTTCACCGCTTCGATCGCCTCGGCGGAAGGCGGCGAAGCCCATTCCTCCGAAGCGGTACGCGACCGCATCAAGCAGCTGATCGACGAGGAAAAGCCGGCGGACGTGCTTTCCGACGACGCCATCGTCGATATGCTGCGGGAAAGCGGCGTCGACATCGCGCGCCGCACCGTCGCCAAGTACCGCGAAGGCATGAACATCCCTTCATCGGTGCAGCGCCGCCGCGAAAAGCGGGCATTGGCCAACGCCGGACGCTGA
- the raiA gene encoding ribosome-associated translation inhibitor RaiA: MNLRISGKHMDIGDAFRTRINDRVNEAIEKYFDRGFSGHVTVIKAGSRFSADCMIRLDSGASLQATGDAQDPTLAFEAAADRLETRLRRYKRRLKSRNVGNGNGEEPTDIAYTVMAPLADDEEDIPEDFAPVIVAESTMTLRTMSVASAVIELDTKDSPVFVFRNAGNDHLNIVYRRPDGNIGWIDPSTTKVAQG; the protein is encoded by the coding sequence ATGAATCTGCGCATTTCGGGAAAACACATGGACATCGGCGATGCGTTTCGTACGCGCATCAACGATCGTGTCAACGAAGCGATCGAAAAGTATTTCGATCGGGGTTTTTCAGGACATGTCACGGTCATCAAGGCGGGGTCGCGCTTCTCGGCCGATTGCATGATCCGGCTCGATTCCGGCGCCTCGCTGCAGGCGACCGGCGACGCCCAGGACCCCACGCTTGCCTTCGAGGCGGCCGCCGATCGCCTCGAAACGCGGCTCAGGCGCTACAAGCGCCGGCTGAAGTCGCGCAATGTCGGCAACGGCAATGGCGAGGAGCCGACCGACATCGCCTATACGGTGATGGCGCCGCTCGCCGACGATGAAGAAGACATTCCGGAGGACTTCGCTCCGGTCATCGTCGCCGAATCGACCATGACGCTCCGCACCATGTCGGTGGCATCTGCCGTCATCGAGCTCGATACCAAGGACAGCCCGGTTTTCGTCTTCCGCAACGCCGGAAACGACCATCTCAACATCGTCTACCGCCGGCCGGATGGGAACATCGGCTGGATCGATCCGTCGACTACCAAAGTCGCGCAGGGATAA
- the ptsN gene encoding PTS IIA-like nitrogen regulatory protein PtsN, whose amino-acid sequence MDLSDLISVPAIMPALKANSKKQLLQLLSERAAAISGIPEREVFDTILQRERLGSTGVGNGIAIPHGKLAGVKRIAGVFARLETPVDFEALDDQPVDLVFLLLAPEGAGADHLKALSRIARVLRDADTVAKIRGTRDAVAIHALLSDTQASHAA is encoded by the coding sequence ATGGATCTTAGCGATCTCATCAGCGTTCCGGCTATCATGCCGGCGTTGAAGGCGAATTCCAAAAAGCAACTTCTGCAATTGCTGTCGGAGAGGGCGGCGGCGATTTCGGGGATTCCGGAGCGGGAAGTGTTCGACACCATCCTGCAGCGCGAGCGTCTGGGCTCGACCGGCGTCGGCAACGGCATCGCCATTCCGCACGGCAAGCTCGCAGGCGTGAAGCGGATCGCCGGCGTCTTCGCCCGGCTGGAGACGCCGGTGGATTTCGAGGCGCTCGACGACCAGCCGGTCGACCTGGTGTTCCTGCTGCTTGCGCCCGAAGGCGCCGGCGCCGACCATCTCAAGGCGCTGTCGCGCATTGCGCGGGTGCTGCGCGATGCCGATACGGTGGCCAAGATCAGGGGGACGCGCGACGCCGTGGCCATCCACGCGTTGTTGTCGGACACGCAGGCCTCGCACGCGGCTTGA
- a CDS encoding DUF1150 family protein, translated as MPRTDETLTMTSGELAHLGEGSVAYLRKVSSDDLRGRFPGLTEIAPGLELWALFAANGQPILLSDARDRALAGALENDLTTVAIH; from the coding sequence ATGCCCAGAACTGACGAAACCCTGACCATGACCAGCGGCGAACTCGCCCATTTGGGCGAAGGTTCGGTCGCTTACCTGAGGAAAGTATCGAGCGACGATCTGCGCGGCCGCTTCCCCGGCCTCACCGAGATCGCGCCCGGCCTGGAACTGTGGGCGCTGTTTGCCGCCAACGGCCAGCCGATCCTGCTTTCCGATGCCCGCGACCGGGCGCTGGCGGGTGCGCTGGAGAACGATCTGACCACGGTCGCGATCCACTAA
- a CDS encoding Hsp20 family protein has protein sequence MSRMTPFSSPLLLGFDAMEKTLERLAKSGDSYPPYNIERLGASDGKAERLRITLAVAGFAENDLDVTTEENQLIVRGRQTDDTEREFLHRGIAARQFQRCFVLADGMRVIGADLKNGLLSIDLDRPEAERLVRKINISVKD, from the coding sequence ATGAGTCGAATGACGCCCTTCTCTAGCCCGCTTCTCTTGGGTTTCGACGCCATGGAAAAGACGCTCGAACGTCTGGCGAAGTCGGGCGACAGCTATCCTCCCTATAACATCGAGCGCCTGGGCGCCTCGGACGGCAAGGCCGAGAGGCTGCGCATCACGCTTGCCGTGGCGGGTTTCGCCGAGAACGACCTCGATGTCACCACGGAGGAAAACCAGCTGATCGTGCGCGGCCGTCAAACCGACGACACCGAGCGCGAATTCCTCCACCGCGGCATCGCCGCGCGCCAGTTCCAGCGCTGCTTCGTGCTGGCCGACGGCATGCGGGTGATCGGCGCGGACTTGAAGAACGGCCTTTTGTCGATCGATCTCGATCGGCCGGAAGCCGAGCGGCTGGTACGGAAAATAAACATATCGGTGAAAGACTGA
- a CDS encoding nucleoside hydrolase — MPQSRKIIIDTDPGQDDAVAILLALGSPELEIVGITAVAGNVPLKLTEKNARKICELAGRPDIKVYAGAVRPLARELVTAEEVHGKTGLNGPQLPEPTMPLQAEHAVDFIVETLMREESGTITLCPLGPLTNIALALIREPRIAPRIKEIVLMGGGFFEGGNVTPAAEFNIYVDPQAADVVLKSGVPIVMMPLDVTHKALTTAKRTQAFRQLGTRVGTATAEMLEFFERFDEEKYGTDGGPLHDPCVIAYLIKPELFKGRLCNVSVETTSELTMGMTVIDWWGVTKREKNAMVMRDIDHDAFFALLIERLGRL; from the coding sequence ATGCCCCAGTCACGAAAGATCATCATCGACACCGACCCCGGCCAGGACGATGCCGTCGCCATATTGCTGGCGCTCGGCAGCCCCGAGCTGGAGATCGTCGGCATCACCGCCGTCGCCGGCAACGTGCCGCTGAAGCTCACCGAGAAGAATGCCCGCAAGATCTGCGAGCTCGCCGGCCGCCCCGACATCAAGGTCTATGCCGGCGCCGTCCGCCCGCTGGCGCGCGAGCTCGTCACCGCCGAGGAAGTGCACGGCAAGACCGGCCTCAACGGGCCGCAGCTGCCCGAACCGACCATGCCGCTGCAGGCAGAGCACGCGGTCGATTTCATCGTCGAGACGCTGATGCGCGAGGAGAGCGGCACGATCACGCTCTGCCCGCTGGGGCCGCTCACCAACATCGCCCTGGCGCTGATCCGCGAGCCGCGGATCGCGCCGCGCATCAAGGAGATCGTGCTGATGGGCGGCGGCTTCTTCGAGGGCGGCAACGTCACGCCCGCCGCCGAGTTCAACATCTATGTCGACCCGCAGGCCGCCGATGTGGTGCTTAAGTCCGGCGTTCCGATCGTGATGATGCCGCTCGACGTCACCCACAAGGCGCTGACCACGGCCAAGCGCACTCAGGCCTTCCGGCAGCTGGGCACCAGGGTCGGCACCGCGACCGCCGAGATGCTGGAATTCTTCGAACGTTTCGACGAGGAGAAATACGGCACCGACGGCGGGCCGCTGCACGATCCGTGCGTGATCGCCTACCTGATCAAGCCGGAACTGTTCAAGGGCCGCCTCTGCAACGTCAGCGTCGAGACGACCTCCGAGCTCACCATGGGCATGACGGTGATCGACTGGTGGGGCGTCACAAAGCGGGAAAAGAACGCCATGGTGATGCGTGACATCGACCATGATGCCTTCTTCGCGTTGCTGATCGAGAGGCTTGGGCGGCTGTAG